A single window of Cellulomonas sp. NTE-D12 DNA harbors:
- a CDS encoding ABC transporter ATP-binding protein: MGGHGPMGMGMPGEKSKDFGSSAKRLARRLGPERVRLTGVIVLGVLSVAAAVAGPKLLGRATNVIFEGLVGRRLPAGVSKEQAVAALRAQGQGKVADMLQAMTHVVPGQGVDFTRLGKILVVVMAVYVASFLFGWVQGRLTARIVQNTVLRMRADVESKLSRLPLSYFDKQPRGELLSRVTNDIDNVAQTMQQTLSQLITSVLTVVGVLVMMLTISWQLTLIALVTIPLTIGIAGAIAARSKPQFIQQWRWTGELNAHIEEMFTGHALVTVFGRQKEAAATFEDRNGKLFDSSFRAQFISGIIQPALGFVANLNYLLVAVVGALRITSGAMTLGDVQAFIQYSRQFSQPITQIASMANLLQSGVASAERVFELLDAPEQGPDPVPAATLPTPVSGRVAFEHVSFRYDPETPLIDDLSLVAEPGQTIAIVGPTGAGKTTLVNLLMRFYEVDGGRITLDGVDTRTLTRDELRSQMGMVLQDTWLYEGTIEDNIGYGVDSATHEQVVEAAAATHVDRFVRTLPDGYATTIDDEGGTVSAGEKQLLTIARAFLSDPTILILDEATSSVDTRTEVLVQHAMNALRAGRTSFVIAHRLSTIRDADLILVMEHGSIVEQGSHEELLAAGGAYARLYASQFAAATSPVD; the protein is encoded by the coding sequence ATGGGCGGGCACGGCCCGATGGGGATGGGCATGCCGGGGGAGAAGTCGAAGGACTTCGGCAGCTCGGCGAAGCGGCTCGCGCGCCGGCTCGGGCCCGAGCGGGTGCGGCTGACCGGCGTGATCGTGCTCGGCGTGCTGTCCGTCGCGGCCGCCGTCGCGGGCCCCAAGCTGCTGGGCCGTGCGACCAACGTGATCTTCGAGGGGCTCGTCGGACGACGTCTGCCCGCCGGGGTGAGCAAGGAGCAGGCCGTCGCCGCCCTGCGTGCGCAAGGGCAGGGCAAGGTCGCGGACATGCTGCAGGCGATGACGCACGTCGTGCCGGGCCAGGGCGTCGACTTCACGAGGCTGGGCAAGATCCTCGTCGTCGTCATGGCGGTCTACGTCGCCTCGTTCCTGTTCGGCTGGGTGCAGGGTCGGCTGACCGCGCGCATCGTGCAGAACACCGTGCTGAGGATGCGCGCCGACGTGGAGTCGAAGCTGTCGCGGCTGCCGCTGTCGTACTTCGACAAGCAGCCGCGCGGCGAGCTGCTGTCGCGGGTGACCAACGACATCGACAACGTCGCGCAGACGATGCAGCAGACGCTCTCGCAGCTGATCACCTCCGTGCTCACGGTGGTCGGCGTGCTGGTGATGATGCTGACCATCTCGTGGCAGCTGACGCTGATCGCGCTGGTCACCATCCCGCTGACCATCGGCATCGCCGGGGCGATCGCGGCGCGGTCGAAGCCGCAGTTCATCCAGCAGTGGCGGTGGACCGGCGAGCTGAACGCCCACATCGAGGAGATGTTCACCGGCCACGCGCTGGTCACGGTGTTCGGTCGGCAGAAGGAGGCGGCCGCGACGTTCGAGGACCGCAACGGCAAGCTGTTCGACTCCTCGTTCCGGGCGCAGTTCATCTCCGGGATCATCCAGCCGGCCCTGGGGTTCGTCGCGAACCTCAACTACCTGCTGGTGGCCGTGGTCGGGGCGCTGCGGATCACGTCGGGCGCGATGACGCTGGGCGACGTCCAGGCGTTCATCCAGTACAGCCGGCAGTTCAGCCAGCCGATCACGCAGATCGCGTCGATGGCGAACCTGCTGCAGTCCGGCGTCGCGTCGGCCGAGCGGGTGTTCGAGCTGCTGGACGCGCCGGAGCAGGGGCCCGACCCGGTCCCCGCAGCGACGCTGCCGACGCCGGTGAGCGGCCGGGTGGCCTTCGAGCACGTGTCCTTCCGGTACGACCCGGAGACGCCGTTGATCGACGACCTGTCCCTGGTGGCGGAGCCGGGTCAGACGATCGCGATCGTCGGCCCGACGGGCGCCGGCAAGACGACGCTGGTCAACCTGCTGATGCGCTTCTACGAGGTGGACGGCGGGCGGATCACGCTCGACGGCGTGGACACCCGGACGCTGACGCGCGACGAGCTGCGCTCGCAGATGGGCATGGTGCTGCAGGACACCTGGCTGTACGAGGGGACGATCGAGGACAACATCGGCTACGGCGTGGACTCCGCGACGCACGAGCAGGTGGTGGAGGCGGCGGCGGCCACGCACGTCGACCGGTTCGTGCGGACCCTGCCCGACGGCTACGCGACGACGATCGACGACGAGGGCGGCACCGTCTCCGCCGGTGAGAAGCAGCTGCTGACCATCGCGCGGGCGTTCCTGTCCGACCCGACGATCCTGATCCTCGACGAGGCGACCAGCTCGGTGGACACCCGCACGGAGGTGCTGGTGCAGCACGCGATGAACGCGCTGCGCGCCGGGCGGACGTCGTTCGTCATCGCGCACCGGCTGTCGACCATCCGCGACGCCGACCTGATCCTGGTGATGGAGCACGGCTCGATCGTCGAGCAGGGCAGCCACGAGGAGCTCCTCGCGGCAGGCGGCGCCTACGCCCGGCTGTACGCCAGCCAGTTCGCGGCGGCGACCAGTCCGGTCGACTGA
- a CDS encoding MFS transporter translates to MAVASFRPEDGTVPRLRRDRLTVTLYGSFVTWGWLLYSFNPSVPLLAHERGLSSAQAGLHGTAMALGGLVAAVLAPRSVQWWGRRTAVVAAGVTVAVGVVGLVLGPALVWTLLAMLVLATGGNVLIASSQVGLALRHGRVATAAITEANGVGSGVGLFGPLAVGAAVAVGWGWRPAVLVTAGIALVGAVFVLRLPSSAALSTRGSRSRTPSSGGPVLPLTAPVPVAVGAEAGALDAETLLLTHDEPAVLPSSAVLPPSAVPHVRYRPAAAALLFIVSLVAAIAIENATTYWATALLIDRTGARAGIATAATAGLVAGMTATRFVVGPLSLRMRPAVLLTGAFLVAIAGWAVVWSTTSTAVAMAGLVLAGLGYGAQYPLSIALMLGASPGHGDRVQGYATLAGGAAIGVAPLLLGALADAFGMHTAFVIVPLLACAGAAAAALGGRALRRAEG, encoded by the coding sequence GTGGCAGTCGCATCGTTTCGACCTGAGGACGGGACGGTCCCTCGCCTGCGTCGCGACCGGCTGACGGTCACGCTCTACGGCTCGTTCGTCACGTGGGGCTGGCTGCTGTACAGCTTCAACCCGAGCGTGCCGCTGCTGGCCCACGAGCGCGGGCTCAGCTCGGCGCAGGCCGGCCTGCACGGCACCGCGATGGCGCTCGGCGGGCTGGTCGCGGCCGTGCTGGCACCGCGCTCGGTCCAGTGGTGGGGGCGGCGCACGGCCGTCGTGGCGGCCGGGGTGACCGTTGCCGTCGGCGTCGTCGGGCTGGTGCTGGGGCCGGCGCTGGTGTGGACGCTGCTGGCGATGCTGGTCCTGGCGACGGGCGGCAACGTGCTGATCGCGTCGAGCCAGGTGGGTCTGGCCCTGCGGCACGGACGGGTGGCGACGGCGGCGATCACCGAGGCGAACGGCGTGGGATCCGGGGTGGGGCTGTTCGGTCCGCTCGCCGTCGGTGCCGCGGTGGCAGTCGGCTGGGGATGGCGGCCGGCCGTGCTGGTCACCGCCGGGATCGCCCTGGTGGGAGCGGTCTTCGTGCTCCGGTTGCCGAGCTCCGCCGCGCTCAGCACGCGCGGCTCGCGGTCCAGGACGCCGTCGTCGGGCGGGCCCGTCCTCCCGCTCACCGCACCGGTGCCGGTGGCGGTCGGAGCGGAGGCCGGGGCGCTGGACGCGGAGACGTTGCTGCTGACCCATGACGAGCCGGCGGTGCTGCCGAGCTCGGCCGTGCTGCCGCCGAGCGCCGTCCCGCACGTGCGCTACCGCCCGGCGGCGGCCGCGCTGCTCTTCATCGTCTCCCTGGTGGCCGCCATCGCCATCGAGAACGCGACGACCTACTGGGCCACCGCCCTGCTGATCGACCGCACCGGCGCCCGTGCCGGCATCGCAACGGCCGCCACCGCCGGGCTGGTCGCGGGCATGACGGCGACGAGGTTCGTCGTCGGTCCCCTGTCGCTGCGGATGCGGCCTGCGGTGCTGCTGACCGGTGCCTTCCTGGTGGCGATCGCCGGCTGGGCCGTGGTGTGGAGCACGACGTCGACCGCGGTCGCGATGGCGGGACTGGTGCTGGCGGGACTCGGGTACGGGGCGCAGTACCCGCTGTCGATCGCGTTGATGCTCGGCGCCTCACCCGGCCACGGCGACCGGGTGCAGGGCTACGCCACCCTCGCGGGGGGCGCCGCGATCGGCGTCGCCCCCTTGCTGCTCGGTGCGCTGGCCGACGCCTTCGGCATGCACACGGCGTTCGTCATCGTCCCGCTGCTGGCCTGCGCCGGTGCGGCCGCCGCGGCGCTGGGCGGCCGTGCGCTGCGCCGGGCCGAGGGCTGA
- a CDS encoding SPFH domain-containing protein encodes MNGTNLGQAALIAVAALVAIFFVTALFRAVRIVPQASALIIERLGRYSRTLEPGLHLLIPFVDRVRASVDLREQVVTFPPQPVITSDNLVVGIDTVIYFQVTSPKDAVYEIFDYIRGIEQLTVTTLRNVIGSMDLEQTLTSRDQINGRLNGVLDEATGRWGIKVNRVELKAIDPPASVQGSMEQQMRAERDRRATILTAEGVKQSKILTAEGEKQAAILRAEGEAQATILRAEGDARAILQVFDAVHRGDADPKLLAYQYLQVLPKVAASPSNTMWFLPAELSGALGALSRAFGGPAVPPAEGPAGTGRPQDYNFVPLSAELPPVSLPDPKEALAEARRESAAATADATGAGVMSGVPFDPDAEAGQRPGSATPLRTAPGAPLPTSEPAGGEPAGGGTELGVERTEDDPRP; translated from the coding sequence ATGAACGGCACCAACCTCGGCCAGGCCGCACTCATCGCGGTGGCGGCCCTGGTGGCCATCTTCTTCGTCACGGCGCTGTTCCGGGCCGTGCGGATCGTGCCGCAGGCATCGGCGCTCATCATCGAACGGCTGGGTCGCTACTCGCGCACCCTCGAGCCCGGTCTGCACCTGCTGATCCCCTTCGTCGACCGGGTGCGAGCATCCGTCGACCTGCGTGAGCAGGTGGTGACGTTCCCGCCGCAACCGGTGATCACGTCCGACAACCTGGTGGTCGGCATCGACACGGTCATCTACTTCCAGGTCACGTCGCCGAAGGACGCGGTCTACGAGATCTTCGACTACATCCGCGGCATCGAGCAGCTGACCGTCACCACGCTGCGCAACGTGATCGGGTCGATGGACCTCGAGCAGACGCTGACCAGCCGTGACCAGATCAACGGACGGCTCAACGGGGTGCTCGACGAGGCCACCGGTCGGTGGGGCATCAAGGTCAACCGCGTGGAGCTGAAGGCGATCGACCCGCCGGCGTCCGTGCAGGGGTCGATGGAGCAGCAGATGCGCGCCGAGCGCGACCGCCGCGCGACCATCCTCACCGCCGAGGGCGTGAAGCAGTCGAAGATCCTCACGGCGGAGGGTGAGAAGCAGGCGGCGATCCTGCGGGCCGAGGGTGAGGCGCAGGCCACGATCTTGCGCGCCGAGGGCGACGCACGAGCGATCCTGCAGGTGTTCGACGCGGTGCACCGTGGCGACGCGGATCCCAAGCTGCTGGCCTACCAGTACCTGCAGGTGCTGCCGAAGGTGGCGGCGAGCCCCTCGAACACGATGTGGTTCCTCCCCGCCGAGCTGTCGGGCGCGCTGGGTGCGCTGTCGCGGGCCTTCGGCGGCCCGGCCGTCCCGCCCGCCGAGGGGCCCGCGGGCACCGGTCGGCCGCAGGACTACAACTTCGTGCCGTTGAGCGCCGAGCTGCCGCCCGTCTCGCTGCCCGATCCCAAGGAGGCTCTCGCAGAGGCCCGTCGCGAGTCGGCGGCAGCGACCGCGGACGCCACCGGTGCCGGCGTGATGTCCGGCGTGCCGTTCGACCCGGACGCGGAGGCCGGGCAGCGACCCGGTAGCGCTACGCCCCTGCGGACGGCGCCCGGTGCTCCGCTGCCGACCTCGGAGCCCGCCGGCGGCGAACCGGCCGGTGGGGGGACAGAGCTCGGGGTCGAGCGGACCGAGGACGACCCGCGGCCGTAG
- a CDS encoding TetR/AcrR family transcriptional regulator: MTSAEPHATSPAVERTRPRRAAPLPPDERRQAILRAVLPVVRERGADVTTRELAEAAGVAEGTLFRVFDDKASLVREAVAAAVDPSDLFELMDGMDLGTPLEDRLDVLVSSWLRRMQDVMLWMTLLHQLRKEVAGLHGDGPHGHQEWARRQGEFATGFRERLRRMLEPDADRLAQPVPIAAGLLEVALIGAAARTAGAARTGQHVDPLPTEALVEFVLNGIVTCPGRARPAPRP; the protein is encoded by the coding sequence ATGACCTCTGCTGAGCCGCACGCGACCTCGCCGGCCGTCGAGCGGACCCGCCCGCGCCGCGCCGCGCCGCTCCCGCCCGACGAGCGGCGGCAGGCGATCCTGCGAGCCGTGCTACCGGTGGTCCGCGAGCGCGGGGCGGACGTGACCACGCGGGAGCTCGCCGAGGCGGCCGGCGTGGCCGAGGGGACGCTGTTCCGGGTGTTCGACGACAAGGCGAGCCTGGTGCGGGAGGCCGTCGCTGCCGCGGTGGACCCCTCCGACCTCTTCGAGCTCATGGACGGGATGGATCTCGGCACCCCGCTGGAGGACCGGCTCGACGTGCTCGTCTCGTCGTGGCTGCGCCGGATGCAGGACGTCATGCTCTGGATGACCCTGCTGCACCAGCTCCGGAAGGAGGTGGCCGGCCTGCACGGCGACGGGCCGCACGGGCACCAGGAGTGGGCGCGCCGCCAGGGCGAGTTCGCCACGGGCTTCCGCGAGCGCCTGCGCCGGATGCTGGAGCCCGATGCGGACCGGCTCGCTCAGCCGGTGCCGATCGCCGCCGGCCTGCTGGAGGTCGCCCTGATCGGCGCCGCAGCGCGGACCGCCGGCGCCGCCCGCACCGGTCAGCACGTGGACCCGCTGCCCACCGAGGCCCTCGTGGAGTTCGTCCTGAACGGCATCGTCACCTGCCCGGGCCGCGCGCGGCCCGCTCCTCGGCCCTGA
- a CDS encoding ABC transporter ATP-binding protein, giving the protein MLIRLLREHLRPYRGAAVAVLLLQVAQVVATLYLPSLNADIIDNGVAKGDTHEIWRLGAIMVAVSLAQVVCSIGAVYYGARTAMALGRDLRGRLFAQVQSFSQQEMGKFGAPTLITRTTNDVQQVQMVVLMSFTLMLMAPIMLVGGVIMALRQDVVLSGVLLVVVPVLVVIVALIVSRMVPYFRQMQGRIDAINRVMREQLTGVRVIRAFVRERREAERFDVANTNLFEASLRTGLLMALMFPVVMFVMNATTVSVQWFGARRIDAGDMQIGALTAFITYIMFILMAVMMSSFMFVMIPRAMVSAERIAEVVDTPTTVVPPLVPVPLPGGVAGRRLELRDVEFRYPGAEDAVLQGVDLVAEPGQTTAIIGSTGSGKTTLLNLVPRLYDVTGGRVLIGGVDVRDLAADQLWGQIGLVPQKPYLFSGTVRSNLQFGTPDADDDALWHALEVAQARDFVEALEGGLDAPIAQGGTNVSGGQRQRLAIARALVRRPGIYLFDDSFSALDYATDAALRTALVPETQDATVLVVAQRVATIRNADRIVVMDEGRVVGVGTHSELLEGNPTYQEIVYSQLSVEEAA; this is encoded by the coding sequence ATGTTGATCCGACTGCTCCGCGAGCACCTGCGTCCCTACCGGGGCGCGGCCGTCGCGGTGCTGCTGCTCCAGGTGGCCCAGGTGGTCGCCACGCTCTACCTGCCCTCGCTCAACGCCGACATCATCGACAACGGCGTCGCCAAGGGTGACACCCACGAGATCTGGCGGCTCGGCGCGATCATGGTCGCCGTCAGCCTCGCTCAGGTCGTCTGCTCGATCGGCGCCGTGTACTACGGCGCCCGGACCGCGATGGCGCTCGGCCGGGACCTGCGCGGACGGCTGTTCGCGCAGGTGCAGTCCTTCTCGCAGCAGGAGATGGGCAAGTTCGGCGCCCCGACGCTGATCACCCGCACCACCAACGACGTGCAGCAGGTGCAGATGGTGGTGCTGATGTCGTTCACGCTGATGCTGATGGCCCCGATCATGCTGGTCGGCGGCGTGATCATGGCCCTCCGGCAGGACGTGGTGCTGTCCGGGGTGCTGCTCGTGGTGGTGCCCGTGCTCGTCGTCATCGTCGCGCTGATCGTCAGCCGGATGGTGCCGTACTTCCGGCAGATGCAGGGCCGGATCGACGCGATCAACCGCGTGATGCGGGAGCAGCTGACCGGCGTCCGGGTGATCCGGGCGTTCGTCCGCGAGCGCCGCGAGGCGGAGCGGTTCGACGTGGCCAACACGAACCTGTTCGAGGCCTCGCTGCGCACCGGCCTGCTGATGGCGCTGATGTTCCCCGTGGTGATGTTCGTGATGAACGCGACCACCGTGTCGGTGCAGTGGTTCGGCGCCCGGCGGATCGATGCGGGCGACATGCAGATCGGCGCCCTGACCGCCTTCATCACCTACATCATGTTCATCCTGATGGCGGTGATGATGAGCTCGTTCATGTTCGTCATGATCCCCAGGGCGATGGTCTCGGCCGAGCGGATCGCCGAGGTGGTCGACACCCCGACGACCGTGGTGCCGCCCCTCGTGCCGGTCCCGCTCCCCGGCGGGGTCGCCGGACGGCGCCTCGAGCTGCGGGACGTGGAGTTCCGCTACCCGGGCGCGGAGGACGCGGTGCTCCAGGGCGTCGACCTGGTGGCGGAGCCCGGGCAGACGACGGCGATCATCGGGTCGACCGGCTCGGGCAAGACGACGCTGCTCAACCTGGTGCCGCGGCTGTACGACGTCACGGGTGGCCGCGTGCTGATCGGTGGGGTCGACGTGCGCGACCTCGCGGCCGACCAGCTGTGGGGGCAGATCGGCCTCGTGCCGCAGAAGCCCTACCTGTTCTCGGGCACGGTGCGCTCCAACCTGCAGTTCGGCACGCCGGACGCCGACGACGACGCCCTCTGGCACGCCCTCGAGGTGGCCCAGGCGCGCGACTTCGTCGAGGCGCTCGAGGGTGGTCTGGACGCGCCGATCGCGCAGGGCGGCACCAACGTGTCGGGTGGGCAGCGACAACGGCTCGCGATCGCCAGGGCCCTGGTGCGACGACCGGGCATCTACCTGTTCGACGACTCGTTCTCCGCGCTCGACTACGCGACGGACGCGGCGCTGCGGACAGCGCTCGTGCCGGAGACGCAGGATGCCACCGTGCTCGTCGTCGCGCAGCGGGTGGCCACCATCCGCAACGCGGACCGGATCGTCGTCATGGACGAAGGACGGGTCGTGGGCGTCGGGACGCACTCCGAGCTGCTGGAGGGCAACCCGACCTACCAGGAGATCGTGTACTCCCAGCTGAGCGTGGAGGAGGCGGCGTGA
- a CDS encoding NfeD family protein, translating into MSWLWWIGIALVLGILEMVSVALVLVMLAGGALAGALAAALGGSLGLQVVVAGVVSALLLATLRPWLLRHWRNRVPLTETNATAYVGRAAQVVSPVTDTEGRIKIGGVVWTARSASGARIEPGEDAVIVRIDGATALVEPADRAAGSGSDRDRQTPTRP; encoded by the coding sequence ATGAGCTGGCTGTGGTGGATCGGCATCGCCCTCGTCCTCGGCATCCTCGAGATGGTGTCCGTGGCCCTGGTGCTGGTGATGCTGGCCGGCGGCGCGCTGGCCGGGGCGCTGGCAGCCGCGCTGGGTGGCTCGCTCGGGCTGCAGGTCGTCGTGGCCGGCGTCGTCTCGGCGCTGCTGCTCGCCACCCTGCGGCCGTGGCTGCTGCGGCACTGGCGCAACCGGGTGCCGCTCACCGAGACCAATGCGACCGCGTACGTGGGTCGCGCCGCCCAGGTGGTCTCGCCGGTGACGGACACCGAGGGCCGGATCAAGATCGGCGGGGTGGTCTGGACCGCACGATCCGCCTCCGGCGCCCGTATCGAGCCCGGCGAGGACGCCGTGATCGTCCGCATCGACGGCGCGACAGCGCTCGTCGAACCCGCCGACCGGGCGGCCGGGTCCGGGTCCGACCGCGATCGGCAGACTCCCACCCGCCCGTGA
- a CDS encoding RNA methyltransferase: MLHPELLTVDDPADPRLADYVSLTDVALRSRHEPAKGLYIAESSTVLARALAAGHRPRSVLAAPRWVPEVERMLAGAAGAADAAVPVYVAAEPVLEAITGFHVHRGALAAMHRPPLPTVDEVVAGARRVAVLEDIVDHTNVGAAFRSAAALGVDAVLVTPRCADPLYRRSVRVSMGTVFQVPWTRVDPWPDGVAALRAAGFVTAALALDDSAISLDELVADPPDRLAMVLGAEGDGLKARTVAACDLVVRIPMADGVDSLNVAAAAAVAFWATRVGRPA; encoded by the coding sequence GTGCTGCACCCGGAGCTGCTGACCGTCGACGACCCCGCCGATCCACGGCTGGCCGACTACGTCTCCTTGACCGACGTCGCGCTGCGGTCCCGGCACGAGCCGGCCAAGGGCCTGTACATCGCGGAGAGCTCGACGGTGCTGGCCCGGGCGCTGGCCGCCGGGCACCGACCCCGCTCCGTGCTGGCCGCGCCGCGGTGGGTGCCGGAGGTCGAGCGGATGCTCGCGGGCGCCGCCGGTGCTGCGGATGCCGCGGTGCCGGTGTACGTCGCCGCCGAGCCCGTGCTGGAGGCGATCACCGGGTTCCACGTGCACCGGGGGGCGCTCGCCGCGATGCACCGCCCGCCGTTGCCCACCGTGGACGAGGTGGTGGCGGGTGCGCGCCGGGTGGCGGTGCTCGAGGACATCGTCGACCACACCAACGTCGGTGCGGCGTTCCGCTCGGCCGCCGCGCTGGGGGTCGACGCGGTGCTGGTCACCCCGCGGTGCGCCGACCCGCTGTACCGGCGGTCGGTGCGGGTGTCGATGGGGACGGTGTTCCAGGTGCCGTGGACGCGGGTCGACCCGTGGCCGGACGGTGTCGCCGCGTTGCGGGCCGCCGGCTTCGTCACGGCGGCGCTGGCGCTGGACGACTCCGCGATCAGCCTCGACGAGCTGGTGGCGGACCCACCGGACCGGCTCGCCATGGTGCTCGGTGCCGAGGGAGACGGGCTCAAGGCGCGCACCGTCGCGGCGTGCGACCTCGTGGTGCGGATCCCGATGGCGGACGGGGTGGACTCGTTGAACGTCGCGGCCGCGGCGGCCGTGGCGTTCTGGGCGACGCGCGTCGGACGTCCGGCGTAG
- a CDS encoding YbhB/YbcL family Raf kinase inhibitor-like protein, translated as MALSLNRPVAPDPYALLPQVPAFTLRSDDVTDGARLPDAATNTPRGDNVSPQLSWSGFPPETAAFAVSCFDPDAPGVAGWWHWTVLGVPADVTSLDRGAGRPDGHGLPSGAIQLRGDDGVPGYVGAAPPPGDQVHRYYFVVHALDTADLGLAADTPPGAASCALVFHTIARAVLVGTYQR; from the coding sequence GTGGCACTCTCCCTGAACCGGCCCGTCGCGCCCGATCCCTACGCCCTCCTCCCGCAGGTCCCGGCGTTCACGCTGCGCTCGGACGACGTCACCGACGGCGCCCGACTGCCCGACGCCGCGACCAACACCCCTCGTGGCGACAACGTCTCGCCGCAGCTGAGCTGGTCCGGCTTCCCACCCGAGACCGCCGCCTTCGCCGTGAGCTGCTTCGACCCCGACGCCCCGGGCGTCGCCGGCTGGTGGCACTGGACCGTGCTCGGCGTGCCGGCCGACGTCACGTCTCTCGACCGCGGCGCGGGCCGTCCTGACGGCCACGGCCTCCCCTCCGGCGCGATCCAGCTGCGTGGTGACGACGGCGTCCCCGGGTACGTCGGCGCCGCCCCACCGCCCGGTGACCAGGTGCACCGCTACTACTTCGTCGTGCACGCGCTGGACACCGCCGACCTCGGCCTCGCGGCCGACACCCCACCCGGTGCCGCCAGCTGCGCGCTCGTGTTCCACACGATCGCCCGTGCCGTCCTGGTCGGCACCTACCAGCGCTGA
- a CDS encoding YbaK/EbsC family protein: MVTVSLTWLRALDRPDLLAPSTAAALTSWASTRPEVADEVRVAEIDPDLADTAAMTEAYGLPLSASVNCVLVAGRRAGDERIAAAAVRATTRADVNNAVKRLLDVRKASFLPMDRAVADSGMEYGGITPLGLPPEYRVLVDASVQQAHPDSGEPVIIGSGLRRSKLLLPGALLASAPGVEVVDGLALG; the protein is encoded by the coding sequence ATGGTCACCGTCTCGCTCACCTGGCTGCGCGCCCTGGACCGACCCGACCTGCTCGCGCCCTCGACGGCCGCGGCCCTCACGTCCTGGGCGTCGACGCGTCCCGAGGTCGCGGACGAGGTCCGGGTCGCCGAGATCGACCCCGACCTGGCGGACACCGCCGCCATGACCGAGGCGTACGGCCTGCCGCTCTCCGCGTCGGTGAACTGCGTGCTCGTGGCCGGACGGCGCGCGGGCGACGAGCGCATCGCGGCGGCAGCCGTGCGCGCCACCACCCGTGCCGACGTGAACAACGCCGTGAAGCGGCTGCTCGACGTGCGCAAGGCCTCGTTCCTCCCGATGGACCGGGCGGTGGCGGACTCCGGGATGGAGTACGGCGGCATCACACCCCTCGGCCTGCCGCCCGAGTACCGCGTGCTCGTCGACGCGTCCGTGCAGCAGGCGCACCCCGACAGCGGGGAGCCGGTGATCATCGGCAGCGGTCTGCGTCGCTCGAAGCTGTTGCTCCCGGGCGCGCTGCTGGCGTCCGCTCCCGGCGTCGAGGTGGTCGACGGGCTCGCCCTCGGCTGA